The Pseudomonas saponiphila DNA window GGTGGTGCAGGAGACTGCACATCGGCAGCAGGTGGCGTTCTTGCGCAGGTATGGGTGAGTGTCTGAAGGGCTTCGCCAGCAAGCTGGCTCCTACAGTGTCTTGTAGGAGCCGGCTTGCCGGCGAACCGGCTTACTTGGACAGAAAGCGCATGCCTTCTTCCAGGCCGCGCAGGGTCAGCGGGTACATCTGGTCTTCGATCAGCTCGCGAACGATGTTGGTCGAGGCGGTGTAGCCCCAGGTGTCCTTCGGGTAGGGGTTGATCCAGATGAGCTTCTTGTACTTCTCCATGAAGCGCTGCATCCACACATAACCGGCCTCTTCGTTCCAGTGTTCGACGCTGCCGCCGGCCTGGGTGATTTCATACGGGGCCATGGCGGCATCACCGACGAAGATCACTTTGTAGTCGGCGCCGTACTTGTGCAGCAGGTCCTGGGTCGAGGTGCGTTCCGAGCCGCGGCGCAGGTTGTTCTTCCACACCGACTCGTAGATGAAGTTGTGGAAGTAGTAGTACTCCAGGTGCTTGAACTCGGTCTTGCAGGCCGAGAACAGTTCCTCGCAGATCTTCACGTGGGCATCCATGGAGCCGCCGATGTCGAACAGCAACAGCAGCTTGATGTTGTTGCGCCGTTCCGGGCGCATCTGGATGTTCAGCAGGCCGGCGTCGCGGGCGGTGTGGTCGATGGTGCCGTCGATGTCCAGCTCGTCCGCGGCGCCCTGGCGGGCGAACTTGCGCAGCCGGCGCAGGGCCACCTTGATGTTGCGGGTGCCCAGTTCCACCGAATCGTCGAGGTTCTTGTACTCGCGCTGGTCCCAGACTTTCACCGCCTTGCCCTGGCGCTTGCCGGCGTCGCCGACACGGATGCCTTCCGGGTTGAAGCCGCCGGAGCCGAAGGGGCTGGTGCCGCCGGTGCCGATCCATTTGTTGCCGCCGGCGTGGCGTTCCTTCTGTTCTTCCAGGCGCTTCTTGAACTCTTCGATGAGCTTGTCCAGGCCGCCCAGGGACTGGATCTGCGCCCGTTCCTCGTCCGTCAGCGAGCGCTCGAATTCCTTGCGCAGCCAATCCTCGGGGATCAGCGCCTGCAAGTGCTCGTCGAGCTTTTCCAGGCCGTTGAAGTAGGCACCGAAGGCCCGGTCGAACTTGTCGAAATGACGCTCGTCCTTCACCAGGATCGCCCGGGCGAGGTAGTAGAACTCGTCCATGTCGGCGAAGGTCACGCGCTGCTTGAGCGCGTTGATCAGGTCCAGCAGTTCGCGCACCGACACCGGGACCTTGGCCGCGCGCATTTCATTGAACAGGTTGAGCAGCATGACTATCGCTCTCTAATAATCTTTGGGTCTGTTCAGAAGCTCGCCGAGCGGCGATCAGGCAAGGCAAAAACAGGAGAGGAAGCGGAGTTTAGCCTGCTAAGTGAGCATTCCGAACCTGTTTTTAACGCAGCATGATCGACGCGCAGGCCGCTTCTGGGCAGAGCCTAGCGGCTGCCGCGACGGCTCATGAACGCCAGGCGTTCCAGCAACTGCACATCCTGCTCGTTCTTCACCAGGGCGCCGGCCAGGGGCGGGATGGCCTTGGTCGGGTCGCGCTCGCGCAGCACCGCTTCGCCGATGTTGTCGGCCATCAGCAGCTTGAGCCAGTCCACCAGTTCCGAGGTCGAGGGCTTCTTCTTCAGGCCCGGCACCTTGCGCACGTCGAAGAACACGTCCAGGGCCTCGCTGACCAGGTCCTTCTTGATGTCCGGGTAATGCACGTCGACGATCTTCTGCAGGGTGGCGCGGTCGGGGAAGGCGATGTAGTGGAAGAAGCAGCGACGCAGGAAGGCGTCCGGCAGTTCCTTCTCGTTGTTGGAGGTAATGATGATGATCGGCCGTTGCTTGGCCTTGATGGTTTCGTCGATCTCGTAGACGTAGAACTCCATCTTGTCGAGCTCTTGCAAGAGGTCGTTGGGGAACTCGATGTCGGCCTTGTCGATCTCGTCGATCAGCAGGATCACCCGCTCCTCGGATTCGAAGGCCTCCCAGAGCTTGCCCTTCTTCAGGTAGTTGCGGATGTCGTGGACCTTGTCCACCCCCAGCTGCGAGTCGCGCAGGCGGCTGACCGCGTCGTACTCGTACAGGCCCTGGTGGGCCTTGGTGGTGGACTTGATGTGCCAGGTGATCAGCTTGGCGCCGAAGGATTCGGCCAGTTGCTCGGCGAGCATGGTCTTGCCGGTGCCGGGTTCGCCCTTGACCAGCAGCGGACGCTCCAGGGTGATGGCGGCGTTGACTGCCAGCTTCAGGTCATCGGTGGCGACGTATGCGCTGGTGCCTTCGAACTTCATCTGCAATTCCTCGAACGGTGACGGCGAGCTGCCCGGGGCAGGTCGATTGAATGGGGAGTGATGGCGCGACTATAACGCGCAGTCCGGTCGACTGTGAACGTAGACGCCCCATTCAGTCTCTGAATGGAGCGTCACCGGGTGACTTGGTCAGTCTGTGCCGGTGCCGCTTGCGGGCGGCCTGCAGCTCCTGCGGCGCGACTGGACGCTCAAGGGCGCCAGGCATACCCTTGAGCACTTCTTCACTGCTGCATAAGGACCCAGCCATGAGCCGAATTTTTGCTGACAACGCCCATTCCATCGGTAATACCCCCTTGGTGCAGATCAACCGCATCGCCCCGCGCGGGGTGACCATCCTGGCCAAGATCGAAGGGCGCAACCCGGGCTACTCAGTGAAGTGCCGGATCGGCGCCAACATGATCTGGGACGCCGAAAGCAGCGGCAAGCTCAAGCCGGGCATGACCATCGTCGAGCCCACCTCGGGCAACACCGGGATCGGCCTGGCCTTCGTTGCAGCGGCTCGTGGCTACAAACTGATGCTGACCATGCCGGCGTCCATGAGCATCGAGCGGCGCAAGGTGCTCAAGGCCCTGGGCGCGGAGCTGGTGCTGACCGAGCCGGCCAAGGGCATGAAGGGAGCGATTGAAAAGGCCGCCGAAATCCTGGCCAGCGATCCGTCCAAGTACTTCATGCCACAGCAGTTCGATAACCCGGCCAACCCGGCGATCCACGAGAAAACCACCGGTCCGGAAATCTGGAACGACACCGACGGCGCCGTGGACGTGCTGGTGGCTGGGGTCGGCACCGGCGGCACCATCAGCGGCGTGTCGCGCTACATCAAGAAGACCCAGGGCAAACCGATCCTGTCGGTGGCGGTGGAGCCGGCGACGTCGCCGGTGATCAGCCAGAAGCTCGCCGGTGAAGAGATCAAGCCCAGCCATCACAAGATCCAGGGCATCGGTGCCGGCTTCGTGCCGAAGAACCTCGACCTGGCCATGGTCGACCGGGTGGAACTGGTGACCGATGAAGAGTCCAAGGCCATGGCCCTGCGCCTGATGCAGGAAGAGGGGATTCTCTGCGGGATTTCCTGTGGTGCGGCGATGGCGGTGGCGGTACGCCTGGCGGAAACCCCGGAAATGCAGGGCAAGACCATCGTGGTGATCCTGCCGGACTCCGGCGAGCGCTATCTGTCGAGCATGCTGTTCAGCGACCTGTTCACCGAGCAGGAAAACCAGCAGTAACGCCCCCGGGCATTCGCCGGCTTGCCGGCGAATGCTGATCCAAGTCAGCCGCGGGCCTGGTCGCTTGTGCTATTTAAGCGCCTTTGTTGCACGACCGTTAACACTGAATGTTGAGTCGTGCGGGTTTTTCCAGGGTCCAGGAGTGTTTATCATTGCCGGCTGCCAGGTTGGGTGAACACTCCCCCACACAGCCTGCACAGGTGCCTATTTCCAAGGAGTCGTTGCATGAGCTTTTCCTTTGCCGCCAAGTTCGCGGTGTTGTCGCTGTTCGTCGGCAGCATCCTTTACGTGCATCTGCGCGGCAAGGCGCGTCTGCCGGTACTGCGCCAGTTCGTCAACCATTCGGCGCTGTTCGCCCCCTACAACGCCTTGATGTACCTGTTCTCCGGGGTGCCTTCCAAGCCATACCTGGATCGCAGCAAGTTCCCCGAGCTGGATATCCTGCGGGACAACTGGCAAGTGATCCGCGAAGAGGCCATGCACTTGTTCGACGAGGGCTATATCCGCGCGGCGGAGAAGAACAACGATGCCGGCTTCGGCTCCTTCTTCAAGAAAGGCTGGAAGCGCTTCTACCTCAAGTGGTACGACAAGCCACTGCCTTCGGCCGCCGCCCTGTGCCCCAAGACCGTCGAGCTGGTGAGCGCGATTCCCAACGTCAAGGGCGCGATGTTCGCCCTGCTGCCCGGTGGCAGCCACCTCAACCCGCACCGTGATCCCTTTGCCGGTTCCCTGCGCTATCACCTGGGCCTGTCGACCCCCAACTCCGATGCCTGCCGGATTTTCGTCGATGGCGAGGAATACGCCTGGCGCGACGGTGAAGACGTGATGTTCGATGAAACCTATGTGCACTGGGTGAAGAACGAAACCGAAACCACCCGGGTGATCCTGTTCTGCGACATTGAACGGCCGTTGAGCAGCCCGCTGATGACCCGCATCAACCGTTGGGTCAGCGCCCAGTTGGGACGTGCCACCGCGCCGCAGAACCTCGATGACGAGCGCGTCGGCGGGATCAACCAGGCCTATGCCTGGAGCAAGCGTTTCAGCGACAGCTTCAGTGGCGTGGTCAAGCAGTGGAAGCGCCGCAACCCCAAGCTCTACCGCATTCTGCGTCCGGTGCTGGCGGTGCTGGTGCTGGTGCTGCTGTGGAAGTGGCTGTTCGGATAAATCTTGCAACCCATCTCGGGCGCTGGTTATAGTCAGCGCCCTGTGAGTCCTGCTATTCACGTTCTTCCTCTTCGAGAACCATCGGCACATGGCTTTTTCCCCTCTCAACGCGGTAGTGCTTTCAGCGGTCAACGCTGGCGTCGTGCCGTGCGGGAATCAGCAGCCTGTGCAGATCGGTCAGTACCCCTCACCTGTCAGTAGCACGCCGGTGTACGCGGTCGTATCACCGCCGGGCGTTGGCTTTTCGGGCTGATCGGCATCGCTGCCGTTCCCTGTGCCCGCCTGAACCAAACACTACTGAACTTCAGCCTCGGCTGAATTGGCTTCTTGCCTGATTACAGGTGGTATTCATGTTGCTCATTTCCAAAAAGTCCGCGCTTGCGGCGGCTTCCACGAGCCTGTTCGTCCTGCTCTGGAGCAGTGGCGCGATCTTCTCCAAATGGGGGCTGGCCCACGCGTCGCCCTTTGCCTTCCTGCTGTTGCGTTTTGTCCTCGCCCTGATCGGCCTAGTGCTTCTCATGCCCCTGCTCAAGCTGCGGCTGCCTCGGGGCCGCCGGGCCATGGGCTTTGCCATGGCCACCGGGCTGGTGCTGCTGGGGGCCTACCAGATCTTCTACATCCTGGCCCTGGACCTGAAGGTCACCCCTGGCGTCATGGCCACCATCATGGGGGTGCAGCCGATCCTCACCGTGGTGCTGATGGAGCGTCAGCGCTCCTGGAGCCGCCTGTTCGGCCTCGGCCTGGGGCTCGCCGGGCTGATCATGGTGGTGTACCAGGGCATCGGGATGGCGGGGATATCCGTTTCCGGCATGCTCTGCGGCCTGCTGGCCCTGGTCAGCATGACGGCCGGTTCGATCATGCAGAAGCGCATCACCGACAACCCCTTGGGCACTCTGCCGGTGCAATACCTGGCGGGCCTGGTGCTGTGCGCGCTGTTCGTGCCGTTCCAGCCGTTTCACTTCGAGTACAGCGCCGGCTTCGTGATTCCGCTGCTGTGGATGGGGCTGGTGGTGTCG harbors:
- the cysK gene encoding cysteine synthase A, with product MSRIFADNAHSIGNTPLVQINRIAPRGVTILAKIEGRNPGYSVKCRIGANMIWDAESSGKLKPGMTIVEPTSGNTGIGLAFVAAARGYKLMLTMPASMSIERRKVLKALGAELVLTEPAKGMKGAIEKAAEILASDPSKYFMPQQFDNPANPAIHEKTTGPEIWNDTDGAVDVLVAGVGTGGTISGVSRYIKKTQGKPILSVAVEPATSPVISQKLAGEEIKPSHHKIQGIGAGFVPKNLDLAMVDRVELVTDEESKAMALRLMQEEGILCGISCGAAMAVAVRLAETPEMQGKTIVVILPDSGERYLSSMLFSDLFTEQENQQ
- a CDS encoding DMT family transporter; the protein is MLLISKKSALAAASTSLFVLLWSSGAIFSKWGLAHASPFAFLLLRFVLALIGLVLLMPLLKLRLPRGRRAMGFAMATGLVLLGAYQIFYILALDLKVTPGVMATIMGVQPILTVVLMERQRSWSRLFGLGLGLAGLIMVVYQGIGMAGISVSGMLCGLLALVSMTAGSIMQKRITDNPLGTLPVQYLAGLVLCALFVPFQPFHFEYSAGFVIPLLWMGLVVSVLATLLLYRLIAQGNLVNVTSLFYLVPAVTALMDFVFFGNRLAWLSLMGMGLIIVGLVFVFRKSA
- a CDS encoding vWA domain-containing protein; protein product: MLLNLFNEMRAAKVPVSVRELLDLINALKQRVTFADMDEFYYLARAILVKDERHFDKFDRAFGAYFNGLEKLDEHLQALIPEDWLRKEFERSLTDEERAQIQSLGGLDKLIEEFKKRLEEQKERHAGGNKWIGTGGTSPFGSGGFNPEGIRVGDAGKRQGKAVKVWDQREYKNLDDSVELGTRNIKVALRRLRKFARQGAADELDIDGTIDHTARDAGLLNIQMRPERRNNIKLLLLFDIGGSMDAHVKICEELFSACKTEFKHLEYYYFHNFIYESVWKNNLRRGSERTSTQDLLHKYGADYKVIFVGDAAMAPYEITQAGGSVEHWNEEAGYVWMQRFMEKYKKLIWINPYPKDTWGYTASTNIVRELIEDQMYPLTLRGLEEGMRFLSK
- a CDS encoding AAA family ATPase, with translation MKFEGTSAYVATDDLKLAVNAAITLERPLLVKGEPGTGKTMLAEQLAESFGAKLITWHIKSTTKAHQGLYEYDAVSRLRDSQLGVDKVHDIRNYLKKGKLWEAFESEERVILLIDEIDKADIEFPNDLLQELDKMEFYVYEIDETIKAKQRPIIIITSNNEKELPDAFLRRCFFHYIAFPDRATLQKIVDVHYPDIKKDLVSEALDVFFDVRKVPGLKKKPSTSELVDWLKLLMADNIGEAVLRERDPTKAIPPLAGALVKNEQDVQLLERLAFMSRRGSR
- a CDS encoding aspartyl/asparaginyl beta-hydroxylase domain-containing protein, with the translated sequence MSFSFAAKFAVLSLFVGSILYVHLRGKARLPVLRQFVNHSALFAPYNALMYLFSGVPSKPYLDRSKFPELDILRDNWQVIREEAMHLFDEGYIRAAEKNNDAGFGSFFKKGWKRFYLKWYDKPLPSAAALCPKTVELVSAIPNVKGAMFALLPGGSHLNPHRDPFAGSLRYHLGLSTPNSDACRIFVDGEEYAWRDGEDVMFDETYVHWVKNETETTRVILFCDIERPLSSPLMTRINRWVSAQLGRATAPQNLDDERVGGINQAYAWSKRFSDSFSGVVKQWKRRNPKLYRILRPVLAVLVLVLLWKWLFG